The proteins below are encoded in one region of Vicia villosa cultivar HV-30 ecotype Madison, WI unplaced genomic scaffold, Vvil1.0 ctg.002495F_1_1, whole genome shotgun sequence:
- the LOC131638985 gene encoding gibberellin 20 oxidase 2-like, whose translation MAAITTPSLPFCPPPKDQNGENMVEFFDFTSLAKEGKVPKEFIWPTEYWVKSSGEIIELPIIDIDLIKNDEFAMAKAAEIVREACIKHGAFEVTNIGVDVDFNDLVLRETDNIFKLPLDEKIKAIAKDSGFSIAHAERYTTVLPWKETFSFMYNHNSKNETQVIDVVNSLLGQKFQQTGLVYQKYCDVMNELTKVLFELLAISLGVDRNHYQGFFEDAVSMMRCNFYPPCSSNLNGALGNGPHCDPISLTLLLQDQVGGLEVFADNKWLAVPPKPNTLVINIGDTFMALTNGLYKSCLHRVFVSNKVERKSLTFFVNPRGDKTVSPPDELLGKEESRKYPDYTWNELYQFTQKIRRVDAHTLDSFVAWQSSYEASN comes from the exons ATGGCAGCAATCACCACTCCTAGCCTTCCCTTTTGCCCTCCACCAAAGGACCAGAACGGTGAAAACATGGTCGAATTTTTCGACTTTACTTCACTGGCAAAAGAAGGAAAAGTTCCAAAAGAGTTCATTTGGCCTACTGAGTATTGGGTCAAAAGCAGTGGAGAAATCATTGAACTACCAATCATTGACATTGACCTCATCAAGAATGATGAATTTGCAATGGCCAAAGCTGCAGAGATTGTGAGAGAGGCATGCATAAAGCATGGTGCCTTTGAAGTCACTAACATTGGTGTGGatgtagatttcaatgatcttgTTCTTCGAGAAACCGACAACATTTTCAAGCTTCCGTTGGACGAGAAAATCAAAGCTATAGCGAAAGATTCTGGTTTCTCAATTGCTCATGCAGAGAGGTATACTACTGTTTTGCCATGGAAAGAGACATTCTCTTTCATGTACAATCACAACAGCAAAAATGAGACACAGGTTATTGATGTTGTTAATTCTCTCTTAGGTCAAAAGTTTCAACAAACTGG gtTGGTGTATCAGAAATACTGTGATGTAATGAATGAGTTAACCAAGGTGCTTTTTGAGCTATTGGCTATTAGTCTGGGTGTGGATCGAAACCATTATCAAGGCTTTTTCGAAGATGCTGTGTCAATGATGAGATGCAACTTTTATCCACCTTGCAGTTCTAACCTTAATGGTGCACTTGGAAATGGCCCTCATTGTGATCCAATCTCTCTCACTCTTCTCCTTCAAGATCAAGTTGGAGGCTTAGAAGTTTTTGCTGACAACAAATGGCTTGCTGTTCCACCAAAACCTAACACCCTTGTCATCAACATAGGTGACACTTTCATG gCATTGACCAATGGATTGTACAAGAGTTGTCTCCATAGGGTTTTTGTTAGCAACAAGGTGGAGAGGAAGTCCTTGACCTTTTTTGTGAATCCTAGAGGAGACAAAACTGTGAGTCCTCCTGATGAGCTTTTGGGAAAAGAAGAGTCAAGAAAATATCCCGATTACACATGGAATGAACTGTATCAGTTTACACAGAAGATTCGAAGAGTTGATGCTCACACACTTGACAGTTTTGTAGCTTGGCAAAGCTCTTATGAGGCATCCAACTGA